One window of the Hyperolius riggenbachi isolate aHypRig1 chromosome 5, aHypRig1.pri, whole genome shotgun sequence genome contains the following:
- the PRL gene encoding prolactin, translating to MLAGFSLLLPGSRVTSQPICPNGNTNCQMSTTALFDRAVKLSHYIHSLSSEMFNEFDERFTPGRRFLAKSALTCHTSSLNTPEDKEQARQIQHEDLLTLVLKVLRSWNDPLIHMVSEVQDIREAPDTILWKAVEVEEQTKRLLEGMERIVGRIHPRELENEIYSPWPGPSSIPGDENSRLFAFYNLLHCLRRDSHKIDNYLKLLKCRLIHNGNC from the exons ATGTTAGCAGGGTTCAGTTTGTTACTACCAGGAAGCAGAGTAACATCGCAACCAATATGCCCAAATGGGAACACAAATTGCCAAATGTCCACGACTGCCCTCTTTGATCGTGCTGTAAAACTGTCACATTATATCCATTCTCTTTCCTCGGAAATGTTTAATGAGTTT GATGAGCGGTTTACTCCAGGACGAAGGTTTTTAGCTAAGTCTGCATTGACCTGCCATACATCTTCATTAAATACTCCAGAAGACAAGGAACAAGCCCGGCAAATacaa CATGAAGACCTGTTGACCTTAGTGCTGAAAGTTCTAAGATCATGGAACGATCCTTTGATCCACATGGTTTCAGAAGTTCAAGATATCCGTGAAGCTCCTGACACAATTCTATGGAAAGCTGTAGAGGTTGAAGAGCAAACTAAACGGCTCCTGGAAGGCATGGAAAGGATTGTTGGCAGG attcATCCACGTGAGTTAGAAAATGAAATTTATTCCCCATGGCCTGGTCCATCCTCAATTCCAGGAGATGAGAATTCACGCCTTTTTGCCTTTTACAATCTTCTTCACTGCCTTCGTAGGGACTCCCATAAAATTGACAActatttaaaacttttaaaatgtcGTCTTATTCATAATGGCAACTGTTGA